Proteins from one Syngnathus scovelli strain Florida chromosome 9, RoL_Ssco_1.2, whole genome shotgun sequence genomic window:
- the aqp10a gene encoding aquaporin-10a — protein MSKHLADMLKRRVFRVTNALLKECMAEFLGTFILLLFGCSAAAQVKTSRETKGQFLSINMSFSVGVMSAMYLTKGITGAHLNPAVTLSFCVLGQVPWKRMLPYWFSQVLGGYVASALVYMVYYDAIMDFSGGTLTVYGPNETASIFATYPSEYLTLGRSFLDQVVGTGMLMLCILCLDEKRNTPAPSGLIPVIVAVIVLGISMSMSGNCGAAINPARDLGPRLFTLTAGWGLEVFTCYNYWFWVPLVGPLLGGVSGSLLYLMFIHWHLPDPEPPKDADTASIASDTSKQPASAPLIGIELKTASF, from the exons ATGTCCAAGCACCTTGCCGATATGTTGAAGCGACGGGTCTTCCGGGTGACCAACGCTCTGCTAAAAGAGTGCATGGCCGAGTTTTTGGGGACTTTTATTTTGTTG CTTTTCGGCTGCTCAGCGGCAGCACAGGTGAAGACCAGCAGAGAGACCAAAGGCCAGTTTCTGTCCATCAACATGTCCTTCTCAGTGGGCGTGATGTCGGCCATGTATCTCACCAAAGGCATCACGG GTGCCCACCTAAACCCGGCCGTGACGCTCAGTTTCTGTGTACTGGGTCAGGTGCCATGGAAGAGGATGCTGCCATATTGGTTCTCGCAGGTTCTGGGAGGATACGTTGCATCGGCGCTCGTCTACATGGTCTACTACG atgctaTCATGGATTTTAGTGGCGGGACATTGACCGTGTATGGACCAAATGAGACGGCGTCCATATTTGCCACATATCCCTCAGAGTATCTCACCTTGGGCAGAAGTTTTCTAGACCAG GTGGTGGGCACCGGCATGCTCATGTTATGCATCCTATGTCTGGACGAGAAGAGGAACACGCCGGCTCCCAGCGGGCTGATTCCCGTCATCGTGGCGGTTATCGTGCTGGGCATTTCCATGTCCATGTCGGGTAACTGCGGGGCGGCCATCAACCCGGCCCGTGATCTGGGACCTCGACTTTTTACTCTGACTGCCGGCTGGGGCTTGGAGGTCTTCAC GTGTTACAACTACTGGTTCTGGGTGCCCCTGGTGGGCCCCCTTCTCGGCGGCGTTTCCGGTTCTTTACTCTATTTAATGTTCATCCACTGGCACCTGCCTGACCCGGAGCCCCCCAAAGACGCAGACACGGCCTCCATTGCCAGCGATACAAGCAAGCAGCCCGCTAGCGCGCCACTGATTGGCATCGAGTTAAAGACGGCGTCATTCTGA